In one Sphingomonas sanguinis genomic region, the following are encoded:
- the efp gene encoding elongation factor P produces the protein MKISGVDIRPGNIIEYEGGIWRAVKIQHTQPGKGGAYMQVEMKNLIDGRKTNVRFRSAETVERVRLDTKDFQFLFAEGDDLTFMDKESYEQITLPRDLLGDAAAFLQDGMDVVMELHEEKPISVQLPDQIEATIVEADAVVKGQTASSSYKPAILDNGVRVMVPPHIASGTRIVVDVYEQTYVRRAD, from the coding sequence ATGAAGATCAGCGGCGTGGACATTCGTCCCGGCAACATCATCGAGTATGAAGGCGGCATCTGGCGCGCCGTGAAGATTCAGCACACTCAGCCCGGCAAGGGCGGTGCGTATATGCAGGTCGAGATGAAGAACCTCATCGACGGCCGCAAGACGAACGTCCGCTTCCGCTCCGCCGAGACGGTCGAGCGCGTCCGCCTGGATACCAAGGACTTCCAGTTCCTGTTTGCGGAAGGCGACGACCTGACCTTCATGGACAAGGAAAGCTATGAGCAGATCACGCTGCCGCGCGACCTGCTGGGCGACGCCGCCGCGTTCCTGCAGGATGGCATGGACGTCGTGATGGAACTGCACGAGGAAAAGCCGATCTCGGTTCAGCTTCCCGACCAGATCGAAGCCACCATCGTCGAGGCCGACGCGGTGGTAAAGGGGCAGACCGCCTCGTCCTCGTACAAGCCCGCCATTCTCGACAATGGCGTCCGCGTGATGGTGCCGCCGCACATCGCATCGGGTACGCGCATCGTCGTCGACGTGTACGAACAGACCTACGTCCGCCGCGCGGACTAA
- a CDS encoding M23 family metallopeptidase, translated as MRRGGGRGPLSRFGWVMLGLIVIAVGGFLSMLSFGPGEVVVPDVAAPAKQAAAGSSAALAMPIANYPVSSLRHDWGDPREGGQRKHQGLDLMAPGGTPVVAALSGTVEKLFDSDRGGHTLYIRSSDRRWMLYYAHLKGYAPGLAEGQQVRQGQVVGYVGDSGNAGAGNTHLHFAVNWMRAGDSWYQGEPIDPYPLLAGKTASS; from the coding sequence ATGAGGCGTGGCGGGGGCAGGGGGCCGCTGTCGCGTTTCGGTTGGGTGATGCTGGGGCTGATCGTCATCGCGGTCGGCGGTTTCCTGTCGATGCTGTCCTTCGGACCGGGCGAAGTCGTCGTTCCCGATGTGGCGGCTCCAGCCAAACAGGCGGCGGCGGGCAGTTCGGCAGCGCTCGCCATGCCGATCGCCAATTATCCGGTCTCCTCGCTGCGTCACGACTGGGGCGATCCGCGCGAAGGTGGCCAGCGCAAGCATCAGGGGCTCGACCTGATGGCGCCGGGCGGAACGCCGGTCGTCGCCGCGCTGTCCGGCACGGTCGAGAAGCTGTTCGACAGCGATCGCGGCGGTCACACCCTCTATATCCGCTCGTCCGACCGACGGTGGATGCTCTATTACGCGCATCTGAAGGGCTATGCGCCTGGGCTGGCCGAGGGGCAGCAGGTCCGCCAGGGTCAGGTCGTCGGTTATGTCGGGGACAGCGGCAATGCGGGGGCGGGCAACACGCATCTGCATTTCGCGGTCAACTGGATGCGCGCCGGGGACAGCTGGTATCAGGGCGAGCCGATCGATCCCTATCCGCTGCTTGCCGGAAAGACCGCTTCGAGCTAA
- the thiE gene encoding thiamine phosphate synthase: protein MTLDDDPLGPLDPNFAAAFTRDVRRPPCQLYLISPLDVTGGFADRLARALDAGPVAAFQFRVKDMDQHAAAKLAEPLQRICADREVAFIVNDSISLAKRLGADGVHLGQEDGDAREARDVLGPTVQIGVTCHDSRHLAMEAGEAGADYVAFGAFYPTATKETKHRPEPVVLSWWSALFELPCVAIGGITPDNAAPLVKAGADFLAVSGAVWNGDETAAIKAFAELLG, encoded by the coding sequence ATGACGCTTGATGACGATCCCCTCGGCCCCCTTGACCCCAATTTCGCGGCAGCCTTTACCCGCGACGTGCGGCGCCCGCCCTGCCAGCTCTATCTGATCTCGCCGCTCGACGTGACCGGCGGTTTCGCCGACCGTCTGGCGCGCGCGCTCGATGCCGGGCCGGTCGCGGCCTTCCAGTTCCGCGTCAAGGACATGGACCAGCACGCCGCCGCCAAGCTGGCCGAGCCGCTCCAGCGTATCTGCGCCGACCGCGAAGTCGCCTTCATCGTCAATGACAGCATCAGCCTGGCCAAGCGGCTGGGCGCGGACGGTGTGCATCTGGGGCAGGAAGACGGCGACGCCCGCGAGGCACGCGACGTGCTCGGGCCCACGGTGCAGATCGGCGTGACCTGCCACGACAGCCGTCACCTCGCAATGGAAGCGGGCGAGGCGGGCGCAGACTATGTCGCGTTCGGTGCCTTCTACCCGACCGCGACCAAGGAAACCAAGCATCGGCCCGAGCCGGTCGTCCTGTCCTGGTGGTCGGCCCTGTTCGAGCTGCCCTGTGTCGCGATCGGCGGCATCACCCCGGACAACGCCGCACCGCTGGTCAAGGCGGGGGCGGACTTCCTGGCGGTGTCGGGCGCGGTGTGGAACGGCGACGAGACGGCGGCGATCAAGGCCTTCGCCGAACTGCTGGGCTGA
- a CDS encoding class I fructose-bisphosphate aldolase, whose amino-acid sequence MTPTVKAILDKYEGTPAAVKANLARILMQGKLGGTGKVIILPVDQGFEHGPARSFAVNPPAYDPHYHFQLAIDAGLSAYAAPLGMLEAGADTFAGQIPTILKINSSNSWGTSITQAVTGSVHDAVRLGCAAIGFTIYPGSDGIFDAMDQIAILSAEAREAGLATVIWSYPRGGKLTKDGELALDVGAYAAHMAALLGAHIIKVKLPSDHIEQAEAKKVYEGTDWSNQADRVRHVVQSSFAGRRIVVFSGGAAKGADAVYQDARDIRDGGGNGSIIGRNTFQRPRDEALAMLDKLIAIYKNEE is encoded by the coding sequence ATGACCCCGACCGTGAAGGCCATTCTCGACAAATATGAAGGCACGCCCGCCGCGGTGAAGGCGAACCTCGCCCGCATCCTGATGCAGGGCAAGCTGGGCGGCACCGGCAAGGTCATCATCCTGCCCGTCGACCAGGGGTTCGAGCATGGCCCGGCGCGCAGCTTTGCGGTCAATCCGCCCGCCTATGACCCGCATTACCATTTCCAGCTGGCGATCGATGCCGGGCTGTCGGCCTATGCCGCGCCGCTGGGCATGCTGGAGGCCGGTGCCGACACGTTCGCGGGCCAGATCCCGACCATCCTGAAGATCAACAGCTCGAACAGCTGGGGTACCTCGATCACCCAGGCCGTGACCGGCAGCGTTCACGATGCGGTGCGGCTGGGCTGCGCGGCGATCGGCTTTACCATCTATCCGGGTTCGGACGGCATTTTCGACGCAATGGACCAGATCGCGATCCTGTCGGCTGAAGCACGCGAGGCGGGTCTCGCCACCGTCATCTGGAGCTATCCGCGCGGCGGCAAGCTGACCAAGGACGGCGAGCTGGCGCTCGACGTCGGCGCCTATGCCGCGCACATGGCCGCGCTGCTCGGCGCGCACATCATCAAGGTGAAGCTGCCCAGCGACCATATCGAACAGGCCGAGGCCAAGAAGGTCTATGAAGGCACCGACTGGTCGAACCAGGCCGACCGCGTGCGCCATGTGGTGCAGTCGAGCTTTGCAGGTCGCCGCATCGTCGTCTTTTCGGGCGGTGCGGCCAAGGGGGCCGATGCCGTCTATCAGGACGCGCGCGACATTCGCGACGGTGGCGGCAACGGCTCGATCATCGGCCGCAACACCTTCCAGCGCCCGCGTGACGAGGCGCTGGCGATGCTCGACAAGCTGATCGCGATCTACAAGAACGAAGAATAA
- a CDS encoding type II toxin-antitoxin system PemK/MazF family toxin → MTIAHAAIVLATNGEGGDHRPFLVVQSDLYNETHNTITVCPMTSVVGGEALFRVAFSPREHTGLTVECEVQVDKILSIPRNHIVKVIGHASPTRMEQVDQALRRWLML, encoded by the coding sequence ATGACGATCGCCCATGCCGCCATCGTGCTGGCCACGAACGGGGAGGGGGGCGACCACCGCCCGTTCCTCGTGGTCCAGTCGGACCTGTATAACGAGACGCACAACACCATCACCGTCTGCCCGATGACCTCGGTCGTCGGCGGCGAGGCGTTGTTCCGTGTCGCTTTTTCCCCGCGCGAGCATACCGGCCTGACGGTCGAGTGCGAGGTGCAGGTGGACAAGATCCTGTCCATCCCCCGCAATCATATCGTCAAAGTCATCGGCCATGCTTCGCCCACCCGGATGGAGCAGGTCGACCAGGCGCTGCGCCGCTGGCTGATGCTCTGA
- the relB gene encoding type II toxin-antitoxin system RelB family antitoxin, whose translation MLGVRLDTELEERLAAVARTQGRSKSDIAREAVRRYVDLHDEAYRREARRQSTRASKRDTPEDFAFWNALAKEGDA comes from the coding sequence ATGCTCGGCGTCCGTCTCGACACCGAATTGGAAGAGCGGCTGGCCGCCGTCGCGCGCACGCAGGGGCGCAGCAAGAGCGACATCGCGCGCGAAGCGGTGCGTCGCTATGTCGACCTTCACGACGAAGCCTATCGCCGTGAGGCACGCCGCCAGTCGACCCGCGCGTCGAAGCGCGACACGCCGGAGGACTTCGCTTTCTGGAATGCGCTGGCCAAGGAGGGTGACGCATGA
- a CDS encoding phosphoglycerate kinase, translated as MTKAFKTLDDMGDVQGKRVLVREDLNVPMADGRVTDDTRLRATIATVTELADKGAIVLILAHFGRPKGQRNPEFSLAMLTQPYSDVLGRPVRFIDDVAGEAAEAAVATLNPGDIAILENTRFHAGEEKNDPELAAQIAKLGDLYVNDAFSAAHRAHVSTEGLARQLPAFAGRAMEAELDALEKALGNPEHPVAAVVGGAKVSTKLAVLKHLVGKVDHLIIGGGMANTFLAARGVDVGKSLCEHDLTGTAEEILEAADKAGCTVHLPYDVVVAKEFKPNPDTRTVNVHEVAADEMILDLGPNAVEALGDVLKNCRTLVWNGPLGAFETPPFDMATVALAKTAAALTQDGSLVSVAGGGDTVAALNQAGVGTQFTFVSTAGGAFLEWMEGQDLPGVAALTA; from the coding sequence ATGACCAAGGCCTTCAAGACGCTCGACGATATGGGCGATGTCCAAGGCAAGCGCGTGCTGGTCCGCGAGGATCTGAACGTGCCGATGGCCGATGGCCGCGTCACCGACGACACCCGCCTGCGCGCGACGATCGCGACCGTGACCGAACTGGCCGACAAGGGCGCGATCGTCCTGATCCTCGCCCATTTCGGCCGCCCCAAGGGGCAGCGTAATCCCGAATTCTCGCTGGCGATGCTGACCCAGCCGTATAGCGACGTGCTGGGCCGTCCGGTCCGCTTCATCGACGATGTGGCGGGCGAGGCGGCGGAAGCCGCTGTCGCGACGCTGAACCCGGGCGATATCGCGATCCTGGAAAACACCCGCTTCCATGCCGGTGAGGAAAAGAACGATCCCGAACTGGCGGCGCAGATCGCCAAGCTCGGCGATCTGTACGTCAACGACGCCTTTTCGGCCGCGCACCGCGCGCACGTCTCGACCGAGGGGCTGGCGCGCCAGCTTCCGGCCTTTGCGGGTCGCGCGATGGAGGCCGAACTCGACGCGCTGGAAAAGGCGCTCGGCAATCCCGAGCATCCGGTCGCGGCCGTGGTCGGCGGCGCCAAGGTCTCGACCAAGCTCGCCGTCCTCAAGCATCTGGTCGGCAAGGTCGATCACCTCATCATCGGCGGCGGCATGGCCAACACCTTCCTCGCCGCGCGCGGGGTCGATGTGGGCAAGTCGCTGTGCGAACATGACCTGACCGGCACCGCCGAGGAAATCCTCGAAGCGGCTGACAAGGCGGGCTGCACGGTCCACCTGCCGTACGACGTCGTGGTCGCCAAGGAGTTCAAGCCGAACCCCGACACCCGCACCGTCAACGTCCATGAAGTCGCCGCCGACGAGATGATCCTCGACCTCGGCCCCAATGCCGTCGAGGCGCTGGGCGATGTGCTGAAGAACTGTCGTACGCTGGTCTGGAACGGTCCGCTGGGCGCGTTCGAGACGCCGCCTTTCGACATGGCGACCGTCGCGCTGGCCAAGACGGCGGCGGCGCTGACCCAGGACGGCAGCCTCGTCTCGGTCGCGGGCGGCGGCGATACCGTCGCCGCGCTCAACCAGGCGGGCGTGGGCACGCAGTTCACCTTCGTCTCGACGGCGGGCGGCGCGTTCCTGGAATGGATGGAAGGGCAGGACCTGCCCGGCGTCGCCGCGCTGACCGCCTGA
- a CDS encoding MOSC domain-containing protein — protein MTDGRAMTGHLAGIARHAVPKGPMEVIDTAIVTLEGGVEGDCRGRVKPGGRGKRQVTLIERADWDAALAEIDRTIPWQERRANLLVEDFDLPQIPGTRLRIGPVLLEITVECDPCHRMDAIADGLQAALRPDWRGGACARVIEGGTIRIGDNIRIEES, from the coding sequence ATGACCGACGGGCGGGCGATGACCGGGCATCTGGCCGGCATCGCCCGCCATGCCGTGCCGAAGGGGCCGATGGAGGTGATCGACACCGCCATCGTGACCCTGGAGGGCGGCGTGGAAGGCGATTGTCGCGGGCGGGTGAAGCCCGGCGGTCGGGGCAAGCGTCAGGTGACGCTGATCGAGCGGGCCGACTGGGATGCCGCGCTGGCCGAGATCGACCGCACCATTCCCTGGCAGGAGCGCCGTGCGAACCTGCTGGTCGAGGATTTCGACCTTCCCCAGATTCCGGGCACCCGGCTGCGTATCGGACCCGTCCTTCTGGAAATCACCGTGGAATGCGATCCGTGCCACCGCATGGACGCGATCGCCGACGGATTGCAGGCGGCCCTTCGACCCGACTGGCGCGGCGGCGCGTGCGCCCGCGTGATCGAGGGGGGCACGATCCGTATCGGCGATAACATCAGGATCGAGGAATCATGA
- the gap gene encoding type I glyceraldehyde-3-phosphate dehydrogenase, producing MTVKVAINGFGRIGRLVARAILERGEGALELVAINDLADAKSNAWLFSRDSIHGRYPGEVAAEGNDIVIDGKRIRVTAERDPANLPHKELGVDLVLECTGFFTDKASCEKHIAAGAKKVLISAPGKNVDLTVVYGVNHDKLTADHTIVSNASCTTNCLAPVAKVLNDAIGIERGLMTTVHAYTNDQKILDQIHPDLRRARAAAMSMIPTTTGAARAVGEVLPELKGKLDGSAIRVPTPDVSLVDLTFTPARDTTKEEVNAILKAASESEALKGVLVYTDEPLVSIDLMHSPQSSTVDSLETAVIDGKLVRVVSWYDNEWGFSNRMVDTATAMAKFL from the coding sequence ATGACGGTCAAGGTTGCAATCAACGGTTTCGGCCGCATCGGTCGCCTGGTGGCGCGCGCCATCCTCGAGCGGGGCGAGGGCGCGCTGGAACTCGTCGCGATCAACGATCTCGCCGACGCCAAGTCCAACGCCTGGCTGTTCAGCCGCGACAGCATCCACGGCCGCTATCCGGGCGAAGTAGCCGCCGAGGGCAACGACATCGTGATCGACGGCAAGCGCATCCGCGTCACCGCCGAGCGTGATCCGGCGAACCTGCCGCACAAGGAACTGGGCGTCGACCTGGTCCTGGAGTGCACCGGCTTCTTCACCGACAAGGCATCGTGCGAAAAGCACATCGCGGCCGGCGCCAAGAAGGTGCTGATCTCGGCGCCGGGCAAGAATGTCGACCTGACCGTCGTCTACGGCGTCAACCATGACAAGCTGACCGCCGACCACACCATCGTGTCGAACGCCTCGTGCACCACCAACTGCCTGGCGCCGGTCGCCAAGGTGCTGAACGACGCGATCGGCATCGAGCGCGGCCTGATGACCACGGTCCACGCTTATACCAACGACCAGAAGATCCTCGACCAGATCCATCCCGACCTGCGTCGCGCCCGCGCCGCCGCCATGTCGATGATCCCGACCACCACGGGTGCCGCCCGCGCGGTGGGCGAGGTTCTGCCGGAACTGAAGGGCAAGCTGGACGGCTCGGCCATCCGCGTGCCGACCCCGGACGTCAGCTTGGTCGACCTGACCTTCACGCCCGCGCGCGACACGACCAAGGAAGAGGTCAACGCGATCCTGAAGGCCGCGTCGGAGAGCGAGGCGCTGAAGGGCGTTCTGGTCTATACCGACGAGCCTTTGGTCTCGATCGACCTGATGCACTCGCCGCAGTCCTCGACCGTCGACAGCCTGGAGACGGCGGTGATCGACGGCAAGCTGGTGCGCGTCGTGTCCTGGTACGACAATGAATGGGGCTTTTCGAACCGCATGGTCGACACCGCGACCGCGATGGCGAAGTTCCTGTAA
- a CDS encoding cell division protein ZapA — MAEVTILVGDRPHTVYCQEGGEARVRMLGQMLDQRWSAAMRASGGHNGERALLFVALMLADALEEAERRPPAGAAVSEAALARIAERLEGLADALDEEGRSEDGRP, encoded by the coding sequence ATGGCCGAAGTGACGATCTTGGTCGGCGACCGCCCGCACACCGTCTATTGCCAGGAGGGCGGCGAAGCGCGGGTGCGGATGCTGGGCCAGATGCTCGACCAGCGCTGGTCGGCGGCGATGCGCGCCTCGGGCGGCCATAATGGCGAGCGGGCGCTGCTGTTTGTGGCGCTGATGCTGGCCGACGCACTGGAAGAGGCCGAACGGCGCCCGCCTGCGGGGGCTGCGGTCAGCGAGGCCGCCCTCGCCCGCATCGCCGAGCGGCTGGAAGGTCTGGCCGATGCGCTCGACGAAGAGGGCCGGTCGGAGGACGGACGCCCTTGA
- a CDS encoding 5-formyltetrahydrofolate cyclo-ligase, translating to MIDKRALRARMRAVRDAHGPGLLPVARPFLDRLLPKQVVAAYRPLGAEADPALWVEAALHAGATIALPHVTDRASPIRFLTWTDGEDLSVGAFGLHQPAADAPECRPDIILTPLVGFDRRGNRLGQGAGHYDRAFAANPDAWRVGIAWSVQEVEELVPDSWDVPLHAIATESEWIVP from the coding sequence ATGATCGACAAGCGCGCCCTACGCGCCCGGATGCGGGCGGTGCGCGACGCGCATGGTCCCGGCCTGTTGCCGGTGGCGCGGCCCTTTCTCGACCGCCTGCTCCCAAAGCAGGTTGTCGCAGCCTATCGCCCCCTGGGGGCGGAAGCGGACCCGGCGCTTTGGGTCGAGGCGGCGCTGCATGCCGGGGCGACGATCGCCCTGCCCCATGTCACCGACCGCGCCAGCCCTATCCGCTTCCTGACATGGACGGACGGCGAGGATCTGAGCGTTGGCGCCTTCGGCCTGCACCAACCCGCCGCCGATGCTCCCGAATGCCGCCCGGACATCATCCTGACGCCGCTCGTCGGCTTCGACCGGCGCGGAAATCGGCTGGGACAGGGCGCAGGCCATTATGACCGCGCTTTTGCGGCCAATCCCGATGCCTGGCGGGTCGGCATCGCCTGGAGCGTGCAGGAGGTCGAGGAGCTGGTTCCCGACAGCTGGGACGTGCCGCTTCACGCCATCGCCACCGAATCGGAATGGATCGTCCCATGA
- a CDS encoding DUF2842 domain-containing protein: MTPSWRKPAGMLLIVAIIIAWAGLVASLSGTVGQWHWVLQLAFYVVAGIVWITPMKPLLRWMEGGRR, from the coding sequence ATGACCCCCAGTTGGCGCAAACCCGCCGGAATGCTGCTGATCGTCGCGATCATCATCGCTTGGGCAGGGTTGGTCGCCAGCCTGTCCGGTACGGTCGGTCAGTGGCATTGGGTGTTACAGTTGGCCTTCTATGTCGTGGCGGGGATCGTGTGGATCACGCCGATGAAGCCGCTGCTGCGCTGGATGGAAGGCGGGCGGCGCTGA
- a CDS encoding AI-2E family transporter, translating to MSDAQDEPVDQAFPAGDSILGTPLGMGPRDAVRIAMRRDRLLAGLTLTAGAGFILALPFALREGAEFFLPLTTALVIAIALVPILEWLERRRVPSALAALMCVLLFLIVANIALAAIIVPATDFFRLLPSRIGRIQDNLAPLLDLYSSLERYVNKALRQVASTPIRQPQTAAVSPPSSILELAATSAPGLIVQFLFGVLVVFFVLSGWTRMRKETIRGRTSFDGAMATARVIQEVVDDVSAYLGTITIINLALGGAVAGALSLFGMPYPLMWGGIVALLNYIPYFGPVIGAMLLAVGGLMTFSDIWVALAPPAIMYGMHLIEANLITPLIVGHRLTISPVLILVSLSFWGWVWGTLGALLAVPLLIILQTVLKAAGKPDIAGFLFEHGTLTHLDRKTDPEDVPQEK from the coding sequence ATGAGTGACGCGCAAGACGAGCCGGTCGACCAGGCCTTTCCGGCTGGTGATTCGATCCTGGGGACGCCGCTGGGCATGGGGCCGCGCGATGCGGTGCGGATCGCCATGCGCCGGGACCGGCTACTCGCCGGGCTGACCCTGACCGCGGGGGCGGGCTTCATCCTGGCCCTGCCGTTCGCACTGCGCGAGGGAGCCGAGTTCTTCCTGCCGCTGACTACTGCGCTGGTCATAGCGATCGCGCTGGTGCCCATATTGGAATGGCTGGAGCGACGGCGCGTGCCCTCTGCGCTGGCAGCGCTGATGTGCGTCTTGTTGTTCCTGATCGTCGCCAATATCGCGCTGGCTGCAATCATCGTGCCCGCGACGGACTTCTTCCGCCTGCTGCCCAGCCGGATCGGGCGCATCCAGGACAATCTGGCGCCGCTGCTCGATCTCTATTCCAGCCTCGAGCGCTATGTGAACAAGGCGCTGCGGCAGGTCGCCTCGACCCCGATCCGCCAGCCGCAGACCGCCGCCGTTTCTCCGCCCAGCTCGATCTTGGAACTGGCGGCGACCTCGGCACCGGGGTTGATCGTCCAGTTCCTGTTCGGGGTTCTGGTCGTCTTCTTCGTGCTGTCCGGCTGGACCCGGATGCGCAAGGAAACGATTCGCGGACGGACCAGCTTCGACGGCGCGATGGCGACTGCGCGGGTGATCCAGGAGGTGGTGGACGACGTCTCGGCCTATCTGGGTACGATCACCATCATCAATCTGGCGCTGGGCGGGGCGGTGGCGGGCGCGCTGTCGCTGTTCGGTATGCCTTATCCGCTGATGTGGGGCGGTATCGTCGCGCTGCTCAACTATATCCCCTATTTCGGGCCGGTGATCGGCGCGATGCTGCTGGCGGTCGGCGGCCTGATGACGTTCAGCGACATCTGGGTCGCGCTGGCGCCGCCTGCGATCATGTACGGGATGCATCTGATCGAGGCGAACCTGATCACCCCGCTGATCGTCGGGCATCGCCTGACCATCAGCCCGGTGCTGATCCTGGTCTCCCTAAGCTTCTGGGGATGGGTCTGGGGCACCTTGGGGGCGCTGCTGGCGGTTCCCCTGCTCATCATCCTGCAAACCGTCCTGAAGGCGGCCGGAAAGCCCGACATCGCAGGCTTCCTGTTCGAGCATGGAACGCTCACCCATCTCGACCGCAAAACCGACCCGGAGGACGTTCCGCAAGAAAAATGA
- a CDS encoding acyl-CoA thioesterase: MDRNTPPRFSPDQLAQGLVALLDIEEIDTDLYRGARRPGGEGRVFGGQVIAQALQAAQRSTEAPKTAHSLHAYFMRPGDERFPITYRVERDFEGRSFATRRVIAMQKGKPILNLACSFQTPEDGMHHQDAMPAVPAADALPSERELLDSLGDQVPGPIRSFLERPRPIELRTVDPRQLLAPEPREPVQAIWFRLVAPIGDDPGLHRAILAYASDFALLGTSTLPHGINWLVHDMQTASLDHALWLHEPFRADEWLLYTTDSPWAGHARGFNRGRIFAADGRLVASVAQEGLIRLRKPAIES, from the coding sequence ATGGATCGCAATACCCCACCCCGTTTCTCTCCCGATCAACTGGCCCAGGGTCTGGTCGCACTGCTCGATATCGAAGAAATCGACACCGACCTCTATCGCGGCGCCAGGCGGCCCGGCGGCGAAGGCCGGGTCTTCGGCGGACAGGTCATCGCCCAGGCGCTGCAGGCCGCGCAGCGGTCGACGGAAGCGCCCAAGACGGCGCATTCGCTCCACGCCTATTTCATGCGCCCCGGCGACGAACGCTTCCCCATCACCTACCGGGTGGAGCGTGATTTCGAGGGGCGCAGCTTCGCCACCCGCCGCGTGATCGCGATGCAGAAGGGCAAGCCGATCCTGAACCTGGCCTGCTCGTTCCAGACGCCCGAGGATGGGATGCATCATCAGGATGCGATGCCCGCCGTGCCCGCAGCCGATGCCCTGCCCTCGGAACGCGAATTGCTGGACAGTCTGGGCGATCAGGTGCCCGGCCCCATCCGCAGCTTTCTGGAACGGCCGCGCCCGATCGAGCTGCGCACGGTCGATCCGCGCCAGCTGCTCGCCCCCGAACCGCGCGAGCCGGTGCAGGCGATCTGGTTCCGGCTGGTCGCGCCGATCGGCGACGATCCCGGCCTGCACCGCGCGATCCTGGCCTATGCCAGCGATTTCGCGCTGCTGGGCACCTCGACGCTGCCGCATGGCATCAACTGGCTGGTCCACGACATGCAGACCGCCAGCCTGGACCATGCACTGTGGCTGCACGAGCCGTTCCGCGCCGACGAGTGGCTGCTCTACACGACCGACAGCCCCTGGGCGGGCCATGCACGCGGGTTCAATCGCGGCCGCATCTTCGCCGCCGATGGCCGACTGGTCGCCAGCGTCGCGCAGGAGGGGCTGATCCGGCTGCGCAAGCCAGCCATCGAAAGCTGA